The DNA region CAGGCAGTTTGATAGGAAGTACTTGACTGCTTGAGACTTGTCATGCAGAATCCTTCCTTTGTTTGCTCCACCaagtatgtgtgtgtgtgctgagggACTCCAGCATGAAACCTTTGAGTAAATAACAAATTGGTAAAAGTCCAGCTTTAATTAAAAGGTGCCCAGCCTTTCCAAGGAACTATTTTCTTTGCAGCACTGTTAATTAATCCATTATGTGGCAACATAAAACTAAAATAGTGTGCTCACTGCTCTCAAATGCCTCTTTAGAATGACTACATCTTTGCAGAATCCTTGTGAAGTAGGTATTACACACACGGCAGCTTATGTTTGGGCAGTCTGTGGCAAAAGGATGAAATGGACTTCAAAGCAAACATCTGCAGAGTGGTTAATGACATGCACCCTTCTGGAGGAGACAAAGTCGTAGCTGTGCGTAACCgtccagctccagcctcctttGGAGATGGGGTTGCTCAGGAAAGAGATCACACATAAAACATGTTTTAGCTTTCCCCCTCCTTAAGGATCTAAATCCTGAAAAGAggtgagcacagcctgggctgtcaGCATCAAACTAACTCACATTGTAGCAGCAGTGGGtgacagcagcaccagagcagggaCCGTCCCTCTGTCCCGGGAGCACCTCAAGTGCCTTGTCTGGTTCTGGGCCCCTCGTGACAAGCAGggcattgaggggctggagtgtgtccagagaggggcagcagagcaggggaagggtctgcagcaAGTCTGTTACTGGCTTTAAGTCTGATAAGGAACGCCTGAAGGTGCTGAGGTTGCTCAGTCcggagaagaggaggctcaggtgTGACCTTCTTGCTTTCtgcaactccctgacaggaagatggagccaggtgggggttggaCTCTTCTCCCGTGGAGACAGCaacaggacaaaaggaaatggcctCGTGCTGTGGCAGGGCACGTTTCAATTGGGTATTAGGAAAACaatcttcactgaaaggatggCAGCATTGGAATAGGCTGTCATGGAAATGGTGGAATCACGATCCCAGGAAGTGTTCAAAAAGgcgtgtggatgtggcacttggggctTACTGGTGAACACAGTGGGCTGGGATAATgtttggacttgatggtcttagagatcttttccaatcttgatgattctgtgagtctataaaaaaaatgttaagaatTTGTTCTTTGTACGAGAAACCGTTCAGCATCGtgctgtgtattttttaaacacatacGCACACTGGCAAGGCTGGACATCAGAGCCTGTCACTGACACTCCAGAGAGCAGAACAAGGGTGTAGCTGTTGAACCCTCCCTATTTTGGAGAACTGTGCCATCCCAGGAAAAATAGGAAATCAAGGTCTATAATTCATTTTATCTCATTTAGGAAGAGCTAGTTTACCATATGTAATATAGGATCAAATCAGTGAATAAAAAGTGTAATTCCTTTGTGTTATGACACTTTTTAATGAACTGTTTCTTGCTAGTtactgttttctgtttatttctaggagaagaaaaaaaagcaacaaaaccttTAGTTTTAACTTGGTTTAGTTGACTATAGAGCACTTGAACTTCTTTTCTGTCAAGTACACACCACTGTTCAGTCTTTATTTGCCCCATCAGTTACCAGCTTCTTGACTTGTGTGTTGCCATTGCATCCCAGGGCTTTTTCAGGAGGAGTCAGCAGAGCAATGCCACGTACTCGTGTCCCCGGCAGAAGAACTGTCTGATCGACCGGACCAGTCGGAACCGCTGCCAGCACTGTCGCCTACAGAAATGCCTTGCTGTGGGGATGTCTCGGGATGGTAAGCGCTGCTAGCTCGGGGCCTGCCTGCAGAAAACTGACCTGAGGTGTACTAGGAGGGATGGTCAACCAAAAACAGCATTTATTGCTAATTGTGCATTGGGCTGATAGTTGAGATCGAGTGAGTTTTAGATGCTGCGATGTGTTTTTCTATGTTACATGCTCCATGTTGTTGGATGCTGCTGTATACTCAGATAAATATAAATCAGGGCATGTACAAAGTTCTGggatttatcttttttcctatttacCTATTATAGTTCCCAGTTAAGAGCTTTGTCTCTGGTCGTTTCTTGAAGATGCAGATTTTTAGTCTCATGTTAATACTTCCTCTATATAGTCATTCCAACTTAAGTGACCTCTTGTAGTTGCCAGTAGCACTGGCTGGTGCGTGGGTACGGATCAGAACTGCTTCACAGTATCAACAGAAGTTAAATATGTGTATAATGAATGatggaaataatttaaagaaaaaaagtggtttttcaAAGATAGAATTCTGAAGATGTTCCAGTGCTGTTAATATtgagctcagaactgcagcTCGAGTAGTGACGAAAGCCCGCCTCTGCCAAACAGTTGCTTATGTAATTGAGTCAGAACTGGCTTTGCAGCTGAGACCTGCGCGCCTCCCCCACAGACGGAGCGGAGCTGGCGCCGCTCACCCATCCCAGCATCTGCCGCAGTCCtttcccctgccacagccacagcagcgcTGCATGTCCTGCAAATGCATGCACCCTGCTCTGCGTACATGAGGACGATCAAGGAGATTGCTTCCAGATCACATTTACTTCTTGAATTACACTGTCTTTTTTTATTGGCCATGAGACTAAAAACCTGGAACAGTTGGTCATGTAATGACTAGTTCCTCCAACTTATGtgctttcctgtggaaaagcagAAGGCAGGAGTCACCTTTCTAAAGGATGAAGCTTTTACAGCTGTTACAGGTCCTTGAAATCCCATGCTGCATCCGTGGGAATTCTCTGGATGCTGCAAACCAGTTGCTGCTGGCTTACAGCTAATGCTCCTCAAAGTCATAGTGATGTTGTGGAGATACACACATGCActtgtgtgcacacacacgTAGGTTTAACCATTACTCATCTACTAAACATTTTTGCTTGTCCCAGAGGTGCTGATGGCAGGTTTGGTGTTTCTTCCCACGTGCTTTGGTCCCAGTCTCAGTAAAGCTTGCTGTTGGCACCACACTGCAGGTTCACTCCACAGCACGAATGTGCAGCTGCTTGGAACTGGACAGATGTCTCAGGCCAATGTGTTCTGTTCTAGCTTCTACTGTTCTAGGTAGGGTTTGAATGCTGAAGAGATGCATCTGTCAACCTCAACAGACATACAAGAGAAAATCTTTCCAGTACAGAAGTGGAAAGTTAATGAATGAAGCTACACCAGTGGCTTCTAATGGTCCCTTTCAGTGGCATGTCAAGACAGTCTTTTaaagagcaggtgctgcagctgtgtccctgcGACTGAGAGGTGGTTCTTAGGTCTGCCCATCCTGCAGGTCTGGGGTTTGTGGTGTATCCTTCCCTGTAGTGTTTAAAGACTCACAACTGAAAGGCAGCGGTGGATGTGCAGAGATGTAATCTCTTGTGTGTCTGTATTTCAGCTGTAAAGTTTGGTCGAATGTCGAAAAAGCAGCGGGACAGCCTGTACGCCGAGGTGCAGAAACACcgaatgcagcagcagcagcgggatCACCAGCAGCAGCCGGGAGAGGCAGAGCCGCTCACACCAACATACAATATCACCACCAATGGCTTAACAGAGCTACATGACGACCTCAGTAATTACATTGATGGGCATACCCCTGAAGGTAGCAAAGCAGACTCTGCAGTTAGCAGCTTCTACTTAGACATACAGCCTTCTCCAGATCAGTCGGGTCTTGATATTAATGGAATCAAACCAGAACCAATATGTGACTACACACCAGCATCGGGCTTCTTCCCTTATTGTTCTTTTACAAATGGGGAGACCTCTCCAACTGTGTCCATGGCAGAATTAGGTaatgagagagaaaagcttCCATTGTAATTGTTTTAACAGTACCCTTTGGATTAAAGTGCCACGTGCAGCCAGGCGATAGTGAGAATGCTGCTTCCGTAGGGCTGTGGGCATGCCTGGGTGTTCTTGTGGGAAGTGCGCAGCAAATTCCCGATCTGGGGGCACCCGGGGAActcctcactgctctgcactAAAGCTCCCGGGGGACTGCGGCTCATCAGCTCCACCAGTGTTGCTTTTGCTTTCAGTCCTTGCAATAGAACGCTTGGAATACTGATTAAGAAGCTGATTTTTAGTGCTGAGAAAACAGGGCATTTCTTTATTTGCAGATTATTTCTTAACAATTCATCTCCTTTTTCATTACCTCAATACTGTTGCTCCTAACAAAAAGTGATGAGGctgattttcttctgctcaTTACCTGAGGAAAGCACCAGGCTAAACTGAGGGCAGTTCTTGTCACTTGTTCAAGAGGATCTGGCCCCAGATACTGAAGGATATTTTTGAATGGAGCAAGTTTTGATAATTTCTCTAAGAGCCTTACAACAACCACATTAATTAGcacatttttactttaaactCTTCCCTTAATGATTACACTAGTGCTGAATTCCACAAGTATGACCTGTCAACAGCTGAGACTGGGGTTAAGAGTGTGCTGTGTGAACAGGTTATAAACAAAGCGGACCTGGACATAAAAGAAGTGGTTTCACGATTCCATTAGTTATGTAAGCAGACAGGCATTTAAAACTGATTCTTAAAGCTTGTTTAAGTAacatttttctaattaatttattatgaaAACCTAAAAATAGCTCAAAAAATCAGGTATTCCACATTAAAAAATTGTGTGGtttattttatgttcttttgAGAAGTTTTGCAGAGAGGAAGTCACAAGAAGCTTGCTTTTTGATGTCCTTATGTTGCAGAATGCTGGTCTCTACAATGTAATTTGTCCTGGCAGCCAAAATATTGTGTCTGGCTTCAGTTCAGATAATTTCATATAGgtaaaaaggagaagaaaatgtcagGACAACAGCAATGCTACCAGCTTTGTCTCAGTGAAATGATTGCTAATTTCCTCATAGAAGGTATTAAAAATATCTACAATTAaactcacagagaaaaaaaagggtttttcctTTGTAGGCCAAGTGTTGAGTTTGGAACACTGGCGTAAGCTAAGTTTGTCTTGTTGGCTTACCTTTATTTACACAGTGCTTCATTTAAACCCTGCACAGCATTATTTGGGTGCCCGGCATTAGCATTACTGAACAATGTTTGAAGAATGTTTGTCTGCCAGACGAAGGTTTCAATTTAAAAAGGTGTGGCTGTTCAATGAAAGTATTTAGGTGTGTGCTGAAATACAGTCCCGAAGTGAGGCGGAGGTTTGTGAATAACATGGGAATATTTCACCTCCTGTATCCTGCAAGGGCACAGGGATCACGCTGTCAGCTGCTGCTACCGAGAACAAGTGTTTCAACTACACActtgtaaaaaacaaaacaaaacaattgcTCTGAAAGACATCAGAGTTATGGTGACAAAGTATAAATTATGTTTTGTTCTACCTTCCTGATTGGTCAGGTAGCACATATAATCTGATTCTACCTCATCTGTATATTAAAGACTTTGCAGGTAATATCTTAATCCAGCTACTGACAGACTGGTTGGTCAGTTTGTGAAGAGTTGGTTTTGATCATTACCAAACAAAGCCAGTTTCACAGAGAACCAATTCTGCAGTCCCTCAGAATACCTCCCTCCGTGTTGTAGTGACCACCATTCCTGCTGTGGCCAGGTTTGAGCCTTTGTTTTCAGTGGCCCAACAAGCAGAATTGTGAGAGACAACCCAGGCCTCTACTTGTCACATGCTAAAACAGGAGAACATGTTCACCTGAAGGGTCAGAGTAGGAAGAAGGACGTTAAATAAAAGTGGAACTCGGGTATCTAAATTCTGCTCAGGCTTCTGACAGTGCTCCTAAATGTTTATGGAACCAAGTTTTATTAGTAAATCTGCCCTATGTGTCTTTTAATTGAGTATAACAggaggaaataatattttttggaATTCAAACATTGTATGGAAATTTTAAATCACGGTGACATGAAATAGGTGATTACTctgaagctgaaggaaaaaacccctagtgttggtgattttttttagtaTGTTATGTTAATCATCCGGATTCTCTAATGcattttcctgatattttttaatgataTGAGAGTAGGAAAAGACCTTTTGCCCTCCCAGGCAGCCTCATGAGACCGGAGTCCTGCTTGAGAGAGCTCTAGCTAGGTGGTGACTGTGTTTGTCTGCTGGCAAGCGTTGGCAGcggcagctctgcctgcctggcgGTGCCGTTCTGTCCGTCCGTGTCCGCGGGCAGCTGCGCGCCCTCGCTCGGGGTCCCTCACCCGCTCCTGCCCGCGGTGTGTCCGTGCCCGGGGGttccccccgtgtccccccgtgtccccccggccccgctccgccgccgctcccAGGCCGGGGTGGCGGCGCCCTCTGGCGGCGCTGCGGGCAGGGCGCGCTGCGGCCCGAGCGCCGCCGGGGATGGCCCCGCAGCGCTTCTCCCGCTCGGCtcaccctgtcccctcccccGGTGCAGCTGGAACGTACGAGCTTGTCTCGTGTCTGAAGGGATGGAGAGCTTTGCGTTTCTAACGCGTGTCGctttctgctctttcctttAGAACATCTTGCACAGAATATTTCCAAGTCTCACATGGAAACCTGCCAGTACTTGAGAGAGGAGTTACAGCAGATAACATGGCAAACTTTTCTGCAGGAAGAAATTGAGAACTATCAGAACAAGGTATAAAAGCGTGCCAAGCTACGGCATGGTTTCTTTAAAGCATGGTATTTCCATAACACACTgcaaaattcactttttcaCTGCTTTCTCCTTACTATCAGGAATGtctatttctgtgtgtttaaaaaaaataatacactAGAATCAAAAAGACCAAAGATGGTCAGGATATCCTTTGCATTTGTGATTTTTACCGGTGTAGGAAAAGGCATTCTCCTAAAACCCGTCTCTGATAAAGCTAGGAAATAATAGGATTTTTTTGTATCCTAATTGGCACGTTATTTTCTTCTCGTAGTTTGTAATGTCCTGGATTAACAACAAAAGCTGAAGCCACCGAGTTTGTGATGTTACAGGCTGTGTTTCGGTTTGAGTTTATAAACACAGAGCTCCACCAGGTTTCCAGCCTTGGGGGTTCCCTGCAGTCCTGATTCATGCTCCAGTTGTCCCTCAGTGTTTGGGTTTTACCTGTGGAGTTGCAGCACAGTGCTGCCATGCCACCAGGGTACTGTAAGGTCTAATCAATGTTATTTCCAACATGCCTTCCATCCACGGGCTACTACCAATTGGCTACTTTTGGAAAATGGCCTTGGGAAGCACTGCTGAAGCACACTGTTCTTTGaacatattttccatttctgcagaaaaatatttaacctTTAGGAGTATagtttttttttacttaggTGATTTCATTCTGCATTATTATCAACACTGGAAAAACTCAGTACTTGCTGCCTTCTTTTTGTTGTTATCAAGATGATCATCATTTATGAACATCTTTATATGTATCCTTCTGAAGATGAGCTTGATAATTTGCATTCAGTACAAAATAGAGAAGCTGATAGGAAAAACATGATCATGCCTTGCTGGTGTAAATTGGCATCGTACTTTCatgtagtgaaaaaaaattcccactgaAAAGACCAAAATCATTGTGCTTTGCCATTTTTGGTTTATGGAATGGAAGTACTCCAAGGTGGATCTCTTCTGACATGACTGAAGTCTCCCGTGGTTGCACTGTCACTCATCCCCATGGTTTCGAGGTCAATTCCCCTTGTCTTTTAAGCAGACTCTAGCCAGGAGTGTTGGAGAGAACTCACTCCATGttgttgtttgggattttttagcTCAGTTTTACTTTCTGCCAATGAGCTTTCCTTGGTTAGTAATTTGTGCGTTTCTCTTCTCTCTCAAACAGCAAAGGGAGGTGATGTGGCAGTTATGCGCAGTCAAAATAACAGAAGCTATACAGTATGTAGTGGAATTTGCCAAACGCATTGATGGCTTTATGGAACTGTGTCAAAATGATCAGATTGTGCTTTTAAAAGCAGGTATGTGGGTCAGTTTTAAGGTCTGCTTCTATTAGTTTTGCCTGAGGAAGGTGTTACATGTTACATACAGTGGTTGCATACACATATATTCATATGCAGTACAATgatcatttaaaattaaataaggGAAAACCTTGCAAATTGTCTGTGTTTGAAGTAACATTGTCTTAGTTATTGTGGGGAGAAGGAGTTCAAATCTATCTATTAAATTCTCATTATGGACAAAGTGAGCAATGAGTGTGTTAAGATGTAAAAATTAGATTAAGATtttgggaggggttttttttattattaatagtGAATATTTCAAGgtaaaaatccagatttttctATGCAAGGTATTGTAGAAGTAATTCTAAGTAAGGTTACAAATACTCAACCAAGTTGTTAAGGCTTGGTAAGCATAAATTTAAATGAGCTGCTTTGGCTTCAGAGACTTCATCACTAAAGATTTTACTAGAGTTTATTAGCATTAACTAAGTTGCTTTAGCAAAAACTTCTAAAGGGGTTTATGGGAATTCTTTTAATTCTACCAGCAAACCAAACTATGCTCTATTACACCACAGCAACTTACTTCTACTAAACTGGTAATGAATGCAGAGCATTTTTATTAAATCCTCACTTGCTCTTTGCAGCTGAAGCCTCTCCTTCCATAGTCAAACATACGTTGTTTCTGTTTTAGGGTCTTTAGAGGTTGTGTTCATCAGAATGTGCCGTGCCTTTGACTCCCAGAACAACACAGTCTACTTTGATGGCAAGTATGCTAGCCCAGAGGTTTTCAAGTCCTTAGGTAAGGAAATGTGAAGTGTTGTGtctttaaaacaacaaaaaacaaaccacaaaacccagAATAAAAAACAATAAGGTGGAAAAGCAAGGGAAAAcagctgctttgaaaaaatCAATCCATAGTATTCGAACAAAAGAGTTCTGGACACAAACTGCAGTTTTATAAGCTGTCATGCTGGCTCTGTTAGAGGCCAGGCTGATTTCAGGAGGTGGAACAGTTTAACTGTGCAGTACAGGACTGTCGGTGCTGAAGTTCAGCATTTTGATTAGGATAGAGCAGTTTGGACTCGTTGAGAAGAGAAGCCCAGATTGCATCTCTAATGGAACATTTCATATATCGTGTtggaaaaggcagcagattTTAAGCTGATTCGGAATATACTCATGTTACTGCTTTGAAGATGCAAACGGTGTTTTAAAATCTGCTAAGTCTGGTTATTTGCTGGTAAAATActgtaaattaattttacattatactacatacaattttatttttttcccatgtattTTGCTAATTTTAAAAGGATGTATTCAGTGGGTATAGATTTGGGCTGTAAGCCACTTGGCAGGCAGTGAAAATATGTCAGTGGACAATGCTGGACAATTACTGAAGTATTCTCTGCCTTTCTAAAACACCTCAAGGTACAAGGTCAGAGTGCAAACAATTCTGGGTTCTAAGGAAATATAACAGCTGTGTCCAGAAGTTTAGGCTGGGGAGGCTGAGGAACACCCTCGCCTCTCAGGCTGTGATGCTCTTCAGAGCAAGGCTCCCTTTAAAGACTGTACCTGCgtgtgtgacagcagcagtaACCTGAATAACACCTGTGTGAGCAAGAGAATGGATGGAAGGAGACTGAGTCCTGAGTTCTGCATGAACCGTGTTCAGTCAGACCTTGGCTTCTCCCTTTGCTTCCTGCATGTCCCTTGTGTGCCTCTCTCTTCCCCACTCTGTGTGCTCAGTAGTCTTAAAATCAGAACTTCTTAAGTCCACATTTCGAGCCTTCAGTTGACACTGACATGACAAAGTTCCATTTAGAACAGGAACAAAGATAAAGCAATTCTGAGCTTGAAAATAAATGGCTTGAGATTTATCCATACTTACCCTGTGAGAACCCAATGTAGAAAAGATACAGTGTGCAAAAGCTTCAGAATCTTGACTGCCAGGATGTGGGAGTGGAGTAATACCCTCAAGGATGAGTGAGATCTCACTGCCATCACTTCAGTCCTTAAGGAGACCACCTCTGAAGTGTTTTACATCTGTTTGTCATCTCCATCAGAATAAATCAACAACTCTGTAGCACTGAAGTGGTTTTAAACAATGTAACAAGAGCTTACCTTCTTTTTGGCAGGTTGTGAAGACTTCATTAGCTTTGTGTTTGAATTTGGAAAAAGTTTATGTTCTATGCACCTGACAGAAGATGAGATAGCTTTGTTTTCTGCGTTTGTTTTAATGTCAGCAGGTAAGAGATGAAGGTTTCCTCTAGATTTATTTGGTAggggttgtttttattttgaggcCTTATTAATGATAACATTATGATTATCAGACATTGTTGGGAATATCATCTTTTTGAGTATCTCCTCactaaattttttattttaataaatacattaaaactGTAAATTTAGGGACCAATTTGTTAAACTGGATATCCTAATCTAAGCCCTTATCTTCCACATTTTC from Prinia subflava isolate CZ2003 ecotype Zambia chromosome 15, Cam_Psub_1.2, whole genome shotgun sequence includes:
- the RORA gene encoding nuclear receptor ROR-alpha isoform X1 — translated: MESAPAAPDPAASEPGSSVSEAAAGARDTPVNLEPARKSDAPAPVRRQSYSSSSSSRGISVTKKTHTSQIEIIPCKICGDKSSGIHYGVITCEGCKGFFRRSQQSNATYSCPRQKNCLIDRTSRNRCQHCRLQKCLAVGMSRDAVKFGRMSKKQRDSLYAEVQKHRMQQQQRDHQQQPGEAEPLTPTYNITTNGLTELHDDLSNYIDGHTPEGSKADSAVSSFYLDIQPSPDQSGLDINGIKPEPICDYTPASGFFPYCSFTNGETSPTVSMAELEHLAQNISKSHMETCQYLREELQQITWQTFLQEEIENYQNKQREVMWQLCAVKITEAIQYVVEFAKRIDGFMELCQNDQIVLLKAGSLEVVFIRMCRAFDSQNNTVYFDGKYASPEVFKSLGCEDFISFVFEFGKSLCSMHLTEDEIALFSAFVLMSADRSWLQEKVKIEKLQQKIQLALQHVLQKNHREDGILTKLICKVSTLRALCGRHTEKLMAFKAIYPDIVRLHFPPLYKELFTSEFEPAMQIDG
- the RORA gene encoding nuclear receptor ROR-alpha isoform X2, whose product is MMCVVLAAMKAQIEIIPCKICGDKSSGIHYGVITCEGCKGFFRRSQQSNATYSCPRQKNCLIDRTSRNRCQHCRLQKCLAVGMSRDAVKFGRMSKKQRDSLYAEVQKHRMQQQQRDHQQQPGEAEPLTPTYNITTNGLTELHDDLSNYIDGHTPEGSKADSAVSSFYLDIQPSPDQSGLDINGIKPEPICDYTPASGFFPYCSFTNGETSPTVSMAELEHLAQNISKSHMETCQYLREELQQITWQTFLQEEIENYQNKQREVMWQLCAVKITEAIQYVVEFAKRIDGFMELCQNDQIVLLKAGSLEVVFIRMCRAFDSQNNTVYFDGKYASPEVFKSLGCEDFISFVFEFGKSLCSMHLTEDEIALFSAFVLMSADRSWLQEKVKIEKLQQKIQLALQHVLQKNHREDGILTKLICKVSTLRALCGRHTEKLMAFKAIYPDIVRLHFPPLYKELFTSEFEPAMQIDG
- the RORA gene encoding nuclear receptor ROR-alpha isoform X3 → MESAPAAPDPAASEPGSSVSEAAAGARDTPVNLEPARKSDAPAPVRRQSYSSSSSSRGISVTKKTHTSQIEIIPCKICGDKSSGIHYGVITCEGCKGFFRRSQQSNATYSCPRQKNCLIDRTSRNRCQHCRLQKCLAVGMSRDAVKFGRMSKKQRDSLYAEVQKHRMQQQQRDHQQQPGEAEPLTPTYNITTNGLTELHDDLSNYIDGHTPEEHLAQNISKSHMETCQYLREELQQITWQTFLQEEIENYQNKQREVMWQLCAVKITEAIQYVVEFAKRIDGFMELCQNDQIVLLKAGSLEVVFIRMCRAFDSQNNTVYFDGKYASPEVFKSLGCEDFISFVFEFGKSLCSMHLTEDEIALFSAFVLMSADRSWLQEKVKIEKLQQKIQLALQHVLQKNHREDGILTKLICKVSTLRALCGRHTEKLMAFKAIYPDIVRLHFPPLYKELFTSEFEPAMQIDG